Genomic DNA from Callospermophilus lateralis isolate mCalLat2 chromosome 11, mCalLat2.hap1, whole genome shotgun sequence:
TCTCAAGTCATTACATATTTagttttagtttagttttgttttaatgccaaattaaaacaatatagaactacaagagagagagagagagagagagagagaggtatctTCCCTCTGCCCTTCTCCCAGGGCTAATTTACCAACCACctgtcccatgtgtgcatccttaCAGATTTTGTTTCTATATTTTATGCAACTGTATGGAGCGGATTTAGATCTTGCTGCTtttctctaataaaaaaaaaaaaacatatttcagGCATATTGTACTGAAAcctgttttggttttggtactggggattgaactcaggggcgctccaccactaagccataccccagctcttatttatttatttatttggagggGTAACAGGgaatgaactcaagggcactcaaccactgagccacatccccagacgtattttgtattttatttagagacagggtctcattgagttgctgggctggctttgaattagttatcttcctgtctcagcttctcgagctgctaggattacaggtgtgtgccactgtgcccaattggatataatcttttaaatatttcagtTACCAATTTTTAATCTCACACCCAACACCCTTCCCAgcccttttacttttttattttgagacagggtctagttcagttgctgagggccttgctaagttgctgagactggcctgggACTTACCATCCTcataccttagcctcctgagtcactgggattataggcatgcaccaccacacctggtttgGTGAAATTCTTACAACAACATAAAAATATGCTTATGACATTCACATTCTATAAGCCAGAATATGCAGACAAAACCCCAAAAAGGAATATATGAAGTTAAAAATATTAAGATGGCAggttctttttttattatctcttctAAACTTTCTGTAAAGTTATAACTTCCATAATCTACAAATTCTTTGGGTTTGTTGGTTTTTTCAGACCTCTGCTAATCTCTGTGATtccaatttttgtatatatgctgCTGAAACAAGCAGTAGAAATTCTTtggtttttaataatttattcacTGACAATTTTCTAAGCCtttgctgtgtgccaggcactgtgctggtcTCCGGGGATGTAGATGTAGATAGGTGGCTGGGTCTTGCCCCTGTGGGTCCTCCTTCCTGTGGGCAGAGGTGGAGAACACATACTAGCAGTTGCTGGTGCTAGAGGGAAACAACGGCATCTCCAGGAGGGGATGCTCTGTAGTTAGAGCTGGTGGACCAGAGGAGCTGCCCTAGGGAAGAGAAGGGGCTAGGAGTGGGGCTGCCATTCGGACACCGGGAAGTGTACCAGGAGGTAAGGCTTGCAGTTAGGTGTCCCCGCAGCATTTTGTGGAAACTGGTCAGAAGCACTGAGACCTCCCTGGTTAGGTACGGAAGGGAAAATGGTCCGGGGTGAGGCTGAAGGGGTCAGTAGGTCTGGCCCAGATGGGGCTGGAACAttgtttcatagcatagtacagcTCCACTGTGCCGGGTGAGTCTAAGGTGTGTGAAAAGAATGGGaaacagccaggtgcagtggcgcacacctgtgatcccagtggctcaggaaactaaggcaagaggatcactagttcaaagccagcctcaacaacagtgaggtgctaagcaactcagtgagatcctgtgtctaataaaatacaaaatagggctggggatgtggctcagtggtcgagtgcccctgagttcaatccctggcaccacccgGGGTTGGGGGAAGAATGGAAGGCAGAATGAGCCatttacctcagtggtagagcactttactGGCAcatgtgaccctgggttcaatccctagcattgaaaaaattgtcaaaaaaaaaaaaaaaaaaaaagaagaagaagaagggaaaTGCCAAGGGGCTCAGGAGTCACTTGGCTTCTCCTTTGGATAGTGGGGTGCTTGTAGATAATCCTTGGTCTCTGATACCATATGACTGACAGCCTCCCTGGGTGCGGGGGCACATTACCTCAGGCAGGGTTTACCATTCAGTTGTCAGAGGTCATTGGAAAACCACCTGATCTCTGGACATGAATGATTTCTTATCAAGCCTGTTCATTCATTCAGTCCCCAgatattgagcacttactatggtGGGCTCTAATCTAGTGCTAGAAGGGCAGGGGTGAACAGATGAGATCATGGGTTTTGCATGGGGGGGGGGGACAAGAAACAAATGTACAGTTATCAATATCTCATAGTTATAAGGCTTCAAAGAAAAAGACTGGTGCTGTTTTAGAAGGGTTGGGCAGGGAGGGCTGCTTTGAGGAGGTGATGTTTGAAAGACCTTAAGAAACTTTTCTTCATATTTACTCCTTGTTTCTTGCACGTAGCTTGATACTGATGGACGTTGGATGGACCAGAAGCAGGGATGGTGGGCTATGACCCCAAAGAAGATGGTAGGAGTAACTCCAAGTTTGAGGTGGCAGTGGCAGGGTCTGTGTCTGGACTTACCACTCGGGCACTGATCAGCCCCTTGGATGTCATCAAGATCCGTTTCCAGGTACCCTTTCCCCTTTTGCCTTGTGAGGGATTGGAAGACAAGTTCAGTTTTTCTTGCAAAAGCAGTTTCTGAAACacaattttgtcaattttgttgcCCTCAAACTTTTATGAAATTTCCCCTTCTCACCCCACCCCCTCCGCCACCATCCTGACCTGTTCACTTTTGATCCCCAGCTTCAGATTGAGCGCCTGTCTCGCAGTGACCCCAATGCAAAATACTATGGGATCCTACAGGCTGGGAGGCAGATTTTGCAGGAAGAAGGCCCAGCAGCATTCTGGAAAGGACACATCCCAGCCCAACTTCTGTCCATTGGCTATGGAACTGTCCAAGTAGGTGGCAAGGACCTGACCAGGCCCCTGGGGTCATGTTGCTCAGTGGAGGAGCAGAGGGAGGGTGAGGAGAGGCAGCTCCCATGCTACTCGCTTGAGGAATGTGACATCAGACTGAACTATATCTTGGCATTCCCTTCTCTATATCCCCAGGTTCATCCCAGTGACAAGTGTTGTACCTAGGAGACTGATATTCTGCCCCAGACAGCTTGGCAAAGGGTGATACTAATGcctttcatttttcaaaataccATCATCACACATGTGCTTCATTTGAATTTCACAGGGGCATTGAGAGGAAGGTAGAGAGGTGTTGTGTGGACCACGGGGAGGTTACGTGAGCTGACAAGGCCATGTGGCCTACTCATGGTGGGCTTGGAGTAGAACCCAGGCTTCTTGACTTCTGGTCATTTGTTCCTTCAGCTGATGTCAGTTTGTGTCATGGCATACAGTATGTAGTTGTATGGTGGTTGTGATGGTAATGGGCAGCCCTTGCAATCTGTGGGCCTGGCCCTTATATTAAGCATTTATATATACTATCTCATAGCTCTCCTGTGAGGCAGGTTCTGATGTCACTCCTAGTTTTCATATGAGAAGACTGAGACAGAGCTTTCTTAATCAATCCAACCAAAGTCACTCATGAGAAAGTGGCAGAGATAGGGCTAGAgatctagctcagttggtagagtgtttaccttacatgtacaaggccctgggttcaatcctcagcaccacaaaaacaaaaacaaaaaaaaaacaaaggtggCAGAGACAGGATCCCCACCCAGGCAGTCAGTGCCAGAGTAATCCCTGCCCCCTCTTTGAATGACATCACAGTCCTGGCTCAAGTCTGGTGCTTACCAGGCTGACACATGCCCTGTCATTCCATCTCCCCAGCTGGTACACAAGGAGGCATTGCAGTGTGGTGAATGAAGACTGCGCCCTGATGACATAGGGAAGCTGAAGTGGCTGGGGGAAGATCTGAGTGTGAGGGTGTCACCCTGTGGAACACTCTCCTGATAACAGTCTGAGGAGAGTGGTTCTCAGATATTGCTGGTGTCAGCTGTTAGGGGGTCCTCTGCCAAGAATCACATGATGGCCATCTTTCCTAGTTGTCAGAAAACTAAGTGAACAAGTAGAGTTTTCTGATATAAAATTTTCTCCctgttctttgtgtgtgtgtgtgtgtgtgtgtgtgtgtgtgtgagagagagagagagagagagagagagagagtgttttaGTTGGTTgataggatagaacccagggcctcacacgtgctaggcaaggctctaatgctgagctacacccccagataTCTTTGaatgctttcttcttcttcttttttttttttttttttttaatatttattgtttagctatagatggacacaatatctctattttatttttatgtggtgctgaggattgaacccagtgcctcatgcatactaggcgggtgttctacctcttgagccacaaccccagcccctctgtctGCTTTCTTAATTCTTTGATGTCTGACTCTATTTTAATGATTtatgagtttgtttgtttgtttgttttttcttttttacatgcaCTGTGCTTAGAGATAAGGCATTTGAGttttacataattataaaagtattTCTTGTGTTTGGTCACTGCTCAAGGAGTGTATTTCCTCAGCCTTTTCCCtgtccctggggaaagggaagcacttgcctggcatgtgtgaggcactgggtttgatccttagcaccatataaaaaaataaataaaataaaggcatgttgtccatctacaactacaaaaaaaaaaaaaatgcttcccaAAAATGCTTCCCAATATACCACCTGCCACCCCTCCCTGGGGTGGCAGGTGGTATATTGGGAAGCATTTGGTCTGAATCCTCACTCATCTTTTGGGCCATCAGTGACTTTCACTCTCTCTTGCAGTTTTTGTCCTTTGAGCTGTTGACTGAGCTGGTCCACAGAGCCAGCCTGTACGATGCCCGTGAATTCTCGGTGCACTTTGTGTGTGGCGGTCTGTCTGCCTGTGCAGCCACCCTCACCGTGCACCCTGTGGATGTTCTGCGCACCCGCTTTGCAGCTCAGGGTGAGCCCAGGGTAAGTGGCCAGGGCCAGGCATGGACCTGGATGAGGAAGGTGATGCAAAAGTTGGGGGTTTTGATTTTGGAGGAGGCCAAACTGGGGTAAACCTGGGTTCTCAGTGCAGTGGCCAATTTGTCAAATCTGTAACTGGTCAGCACCATGCAGATGCTCCATGTCCTGAAGGAATCCTCATGGATTCCCTGGGGAGACAGAAACTAGGGATGTGAAACAGAACAAATATGTGCCCAGTTGTGGGTTGGATGAAGATAGGCATCTGGAAAAGTAGGACTTGAAAACTTCTGCGTCTATTATTGTAAGGATCTCCTTTGTTTCTACAAAGAATGGGTTGGAGGGGTAGTTGAGTCAAGCTCAAGGAAGGACTTGCTGAGACAGATTAGGGGGTTAAACCCTGAAATAGTTTCTAGCATAATGTCTGTTTCCTGGTCATATTTAAGAATAGCTCTgtgtgttggggctggggttgtggctcagtggtagagcactcgcctagcttgtgtgaggctctgggttccatcctcagcaccacataaaagtaaataaaataaagatattgtgtccatctacacctaaaatatttatattaaaaaaaaaatagctctctgtgtgtgtgtggttctcaACAAAGAAAGAATTTCCCACTGTCTCCCTTCTGCATCAGGGCACCACTGAGgggttgaagaaaaaaataagtagtGACAGTGCCTAGTTCCTCTCCTGGCACTTTCTGACTTTTTATAAAAGTCCATGAGGCCAtgtgctgtggcacacacctgtaatcccagtgactgaggaCATGGAgacgggaggattgcaagttcgaggccaccttcagcaactcagtaagaccccgtttcaaaataaagaataaaaagagccgggatgtagctcagtgtagtgTACCTAGGTTTATTCCCCAGTACTAGACAGAcagcagacagacagacagacacacacacacacacagtctatgAGAAGGGAAAAGTGGAGAGTGTATTAGGAGAATACCATTTTACCTCTACTAAATAAAAATTACAGGAGGCCATTGTTTTGGATTAAGCTCCTGCCCAGGGCCCCAACAGACCAGACTAAAAATCTAAGTGGAGTTACTCAACATTGAAGTTCTAAGTCATGAAGCTGAAACTAAGCATATTATTGACCTTACAAGAAATCAGGGTTAGAGAGAGAACAGCGAAAGTTTCCAAACAGGCCAGCTTCAGTTAGTGGGATAATGAAGTTCCCTCTACCtaattgtattattatttttaaaaatattttttagttgtaaacggatcttttatttcatttatttatttatatgcggtgctgaggatcaaacccagtgcctcacacatgccaggcaagtaatctagcactgagccacaaccccagcccctctacctaatcttttGATCAAAAAGTTAATGTACTGGTGCTAGGGTTGTGCTCAGTGGttcgaacgcttgcctagcacatgtgaggcactgggtttgatccccagcaccacataaagaaaataaacaaaataaaggtattgtatccatctacaattaaaaatatttttttaaaaaagttgatgTAGGGGCTGGGTctatagcttagtggcagagcacttgcctggcatgtgtgaggcactgggtttgatccttagcaccacataaaaaaaataaataaaggaatgttGTCGGGccctggatgtggctcaagtggtagcgcgctcgcctggcatgcgtgcggcctgggttcgatcctcagcaccacatacagacaaagatgttgtgtccgccaaaaactaaaaaataaatattaaaaaaactctccctctctctctctctctctctctctctctctctcacacctctctcttaaaaaaaaaaaaaaaaaaggaatgttgtccatctacaactacaaaaaaaaactttttttaaagttaaatgtagggctggggatgtggctcaagcggtagcacgctcgcctggcatgcgtgcggcctgggttcgatcctcagcaccacatacaaacaaagatgttgtgcccaccaaaaactaaaaaaaataaataaatatataaaaaacatactctctctctctcactctctctcacattctctctttaaaataaataaataaataaataaagttaaatgtaaagtgacgggctggggatgtggctcaagcggtagcgcgcttgcctggcatgtgtgcggcccaggttcgatcctcagcaccacatacaaagatgttgtgtccgccgataactaaaaaataaatattaaaattctctctctctctccctctctcactctctctttaaaaaaaaaaaaaatgtaaagtgaCATGATGTTAACTAgttgtttttctattgttttgtctCCTATCCCCATCTTCCAAGGAAAGTACCTTGAAATGACCCATCCAGTCTGACTTTTGTTTCTGCATTCTTCAGAAAAGCAGAGTGGGAACTCCAGGCAGCATCTTTGCAGTTGCTAGTGGACTTCCTTTAGAGCTTGACACTTTCACAGAGCTCCCCAGGGTGGAATCCTTCAGTGTGACCACCAGCAATTTTGGAGCCACTCAGTGAGAGGGGCAAGCCTTCCCTCAGCCCCCACTTTCAGCAAGATGCCATGCCATACCCCAGCTTGGCTGAGTCAGAGCCCCTCAGGCCACTTCAAATATCCTGGGGGTGCAGGGGgagaccaggaattgaacccagacaggcttaaccactgagccacatcccagccctttttattttttgttttgagacagggtcttgctaagttgctgaggctggctttgaacctatgatcctcctgcttcagcttcctgagtttattcccttactgggattataggcatgcaccaccatgcccagctcaaatATGTCTTAATAGAAAGGAACTAAGAAGCAATTGAACTGTAGTTTTTCTGCATAGATATTACACTTTACCTATGGAAAAAGCTCTAAACAGCATAAAATGGTATTTGGGGAACGTTCTTCTTCCCCTGGCCCCTAGAGACACTGCACAGCTTCCTTCCCTCTGTGGAGGCAGTTGCTGTTCCTGGCTTTTGTGTAtccttgggggtggggggggcataATTTCTGTATAGTTCATTTCTCTACAAATTCTGCCCTATTCTTGTGCATCCTGCTGTGTTTGTTTATCTGTTGGGGGATTATTCCACATCAGTCATGTGGATCTCCTCAACCTgttttttggttggttggttttggaattgggatttgaacccagggtactttaccactgagcaacatctatagccctttttatttatttatttacttatttttgagacaggtcttcagcatattgataagttgcttaggacctcactaaattgctgaggctggctttaaacttgggatcctcatgccttagcctcctgagttgctggaattacaggcatgtgccattttgcccagcttatcatcctgttttttttttttttttttctttagttgtcagtggacctttacttTTTtacttaaatgtggtgctgagaattcaacccagtgcctcacacatgcgaggcaagtgctccaccactgagctacagtcccagcccctcaTTATCCTGCTGCACTGTGTTCTCTTGAACCAGTGGATCATTATTTATGTAATCATCACCCACAGATGAACACTATTTTTTGCTCTGGTGTGGCCCTTTGGACACGTGCTTTTGTGCACACATGTGGATATAAATTTTTAGAAAGGGAGTTGCTAGAAAACTCTACCCTTGGCTCTTTGTCCAGAGTTTTCCtggagttgggctggggatgtggtagagtgcttgcctagtatacatgatgccctgggttcaattcctagtaccatacacacacatacacacacacaaaaaaaaaacttcagagttttcctggactgtcctcttgGCAGGAAAAATTATGCTCCTGGGGGCAGGATCTTTAGAATAAGGGGGAGAGAGATGATGAGCTTGGTTATAGGGCAAAAATAACTCACTGAACTTGCTCAAATTGCATCTGTGCTGTTCAGGTCTACAAGACTTTACAAGATGCTGTGGTGACCATGTATAGAACTGAGGGACCCTTGGTCTTCTACAAAGGATTGACCCCCACCTTGATCGCCATCTTCCCATATGCTGGGTTGCAGTTCTCTTGTTACAGCTCCTTGAAGCATGTCTATGAGTGGGTCATGCCAGCCAATAGAAAGCACAGCGGTGAGACGTTCCACAAGTGAATCGCCCTAGCCCAGCCTGCGCCATGTGTCTCTTTCTGAATCGAGAAGGAAATAGTTTTCTCATCAGAAGCTAAGGCATCCCTGTTTCCTGTACCAGGCTGTATAGTGTAGCCAACAAAATGAGTAAACCCAGCAGCTTAGAAACAACTTTATTTCTTCTATCTCTTGCCACACCAATCACTGGCATCAATGAGATTTATTTCTAGTGATCAGTCCTAgttttcccccattttttttttttttttggtacccaggagtgctttaccatacctgcccagtcctttttatttttttgaacccagggacactcaaccactgagccacatccccagtcctattttgaattttatttagagacagggtctcactcagttgcttagcacctcaccattcctgaggctggcttggaactcgagATTCTGCcgtcttagcctccagagccactgggattacaggcgtgcgccaccaggcccagcctattatttttattttgaggcagggtctcactaagtttctgaaggTCTCAATGAATTGCTCAGTCTGAATGactctgctgcctcagcctccagagttgctggtattacaggcatgtgctgccactgcacccggcctgaattttttgttttgaatccaagttacaaattcactttttgttgttgttttctggaAGGGACATTCTGTTCTCTCTACAGCCTGGAACCATGTCCCATTGCCTAGCCTACTGTCCTTTATAGCCTCCAGTGGGAGACTGCTACATAAAGGCTCACGCCCTGTTGGCCTCGCCTGTCCAGCCTACAGTCTGTTATCATTCTTGTTGAGAGTGACTCTGGTTTTGGCTCCTAGATTAAATTCCCTTTGGCATCCAAGGATGCTTGTGGGGCCTGGGTTTGTGGTGAAGATTAGACCTGATGGCATTTAAGTTTCCACTAGGATTGCACTTCTCTTCACCTCTCCCCTCAATCTCATTTCTCtggtgcagagaacctcaaaaacCTGCTTTGTGGCTGTGGGGCCGGAGTCATCAGTAAGACCCTCACCTATCCCCTGGACCTCTTCAAGAAACGACTGCAGGTTGGAGGATTTGAGCAGGCCCGAGCTACCTTTGGACAGGTGAGCTGTCCCTGTGCAGAAAGCTGTGATTCTAGCACTCACATGAAGAAGCCAGAATTCAACTCCTGCCCATTGGGCAACACGGGTCCCTCTACCCCCAGCCTGATCCCTGTAGTTTAATTTCTTTGCataaataaacacacatataCTTTTCAACAAAATGGGGTCATACACTGAATGTAAGGTTTTGTAACCTGTTTCCATTAACCAACCTGTCTTGTAGAGACTGTTTGAATTTGGAATGGGAGAGGTAGAAGAGCCCAGGACAGAGGAGGAAGGTCTTACTCCTAACAGAGACTATTCTGTTTTGGCCGTAATTGGGGGATGGCTCTTGGGAGGACCAGTGGGAACCAGGGTCAGGGAGGGAAGCCAGCCTCAGAGCTTGGACTTGATTCTTTATGATGTTGAAAGGGAGGGCTGTCCTGCCTTGAGGACACAGATCTAGCAGCAGTTTGTGGTGTCAGCTAGAGGCAAAGAGATCAGGCTGGAGGGGTGGCACTGGTCAGGCTAAGAGCTAGCAAGGGCCAGATTTAGATTTGTAGCCCAAGGAGAAACAGGTGGAATGGGGTGAAGGATTTGAGTCACCTCTCGGTAGAGGGTCCAGAACTGTCAGTGGATCCCCAGAGCCACAGTCAGCCCGTGCCTCCTCTGCAGGAAGGAGCTCTTTCCAGCTGCTGGCTTCAGGCACTTCATCTGTGAAGTCTCACTTAGCCTACTTGGAGTGGAAAGAATGAAAGTAACTTACTTGCTGTTTTTGCTTTCATTCCTTCATCTGGCAAGCATTTATTGGGAATGTGATGTCCTAGGTGCATCTCTGTTTTACTCACTTCATCTCTGCTCAACCTGAACCTTTCTCTCCCCAGGTGCGGAGATACAGGGGCCTCTTGGATTGCACCAAGCAGATTCTGCAAGAGGAAGGTGCCCA
This window encodes:
- the Slc25a19 gene encoding mitochondrial thiamine pyrophosphate carrier isoform X4 is translated as MVGYDPKEDGRSNSKFEVAVAGSVSGLTTRALISPLDVIKIRFQLQIERLSRSDPNAKYYGILQAGRQILQEEGPAAFWKGHIPAQLLSIGYGTVQFLSFELLTELVHRASLYDAREFSVHFVCGGLSACAATLTVHPVDVLRTRFAAQGEPRRTSKTCFVAVGPESSVRPSPIPWTSSRNDCRLEDLSRPELPLDRCGDTGASWIAPSRFCKRKVPKASSRACPPAC
- the Slc25a19 gene encoding mitochondrial thiamine pyrophosphate carrier isoform X1, which codes for MVGYDPKEDGRSNSKFEVAVAGSVSGLTTRALISPLDVIKIRFQLQIERLSRSDPNAKYYGILQAGRQILQEEGPAAFWKGHIPAQLLSIGYGTVQFLSFELLTELVHRASLYDAREFSVHFVCGGLSACAATLTVHPVDVLRTRFAAQGEPRVYKTLQDAVVTMYRTEGPLVFYKGLTPTLIAIFPYAGLQFSCYSSLKHVYEWVMPANRKHSENLKNLLCGCGAGVISKTLTYPLDLFKKRLQVGGFEQARATFGQVRRYRGLLDCTKQILQEEGAQGFFKGLSPSLLKAALSTGLVFFWYELVCNFFHCLKRTDS
- the Slc25a19 gene encoding mitochondrial thiamine pyrophosphate carrier isoform X3, whose product is MVGYDPKEDGRSNSKFEVAVAGSVSGLTTRALISPLDVIKIRFQLQIERLSRSDPNAKYYGILQAGRQILQEEGPAAFWKGHIPAQLLSIGYGTVQVYKTLQDAVVTMYRTEGPLVFYKGLTPTLIAIFPYAGLQFSCYSSLKHVYEWVMPANRKHSENLKNLLCGCGAGVISKTLTYPLDLFKKRLQVGGFEQARATFGQVRRYRGLLDCTKQILQEEGAQGFFKGLSPSLLKAALSTGLVFFWYELVCNFFHCLKRTDS
- the Slc25a19 gene encoding mitochondrial thiamine pyrophosphate carrier isoform X2; this encodes MSSRSVSSFRLSACLAVTPMQNTMGSYRLGGRFCRKKAQQHSGKDTSQPNFCPLAMELSNDFHSLLQFLSFELLTELVHRASLYDAREFSVHFVCGGLSACAATLTVHPVDVLRTRFAAQGEPRVYKTLQDAVVTMYRTEGPLVFYKGLTPTLIAIFPYAGLQFSCYSSLKHVYEWVMPANRKHSENLKNLLCGCGAGVISKTLTYPLDLFKKRLQVGGFEQARATFGQVRRYRGLLDCTKQILQEEGAQGFFKGLSPSLLKAALSTGLVFFWYELVCNFFHCLKRTDS